The following are from one region of the Takifugu rubripes chromosome 12, fTakRub1.2, whole genome shotgun sequence genome:
- the LOC101074058 gene encoding protein 4.1-like isoform X3, whose protein sequence is MTTDEVENHQREQRQQAESDIETRTAVPVEEHLQPRSRHSGRGLSRLFSSLLKRRSQCESDAGDNKDEEETKAPIADPEPELRAEGEAAQDQHSVSSAEAQVVPAEKNNDNAGEAEQGNESIKEKVADEEQEKKEEEQESEEAFKKEKMTEEKVKSPRVPRQPKTLQIKVTLLDNTLYECELDKHCKGLELFIKVCDHLNLLEKDYYGLAIWETPVRKTWMDLHKEIRRQVPGAICTFTFNVKFYPADPAQLSEDITRYYLCLQLRQDILQGHLPCSFVTLALLGSYALQSELGEYDPEVHGTDYAKDMKMAHGQTKELEDKMMELHQTYRSMTPAQADLMFLENAKKLSMYGVDLHPAKDLDGVDITLGVCSSGLMVYKDKLRINRFPWPKVLKVSYKRSSFFIKIRPSEVEQYESAIGFKLPNYKAAKKLWKVCVEHHAFFRLTATEATNTPKKFLALGSKFRYSGRTQAQTRQASSLIDRPAPLFQRSSSKRNTHSLDGAMVSTPNNRTPRPFSAPIMSPLSPGEPVPSPVLSALLRSNHRDSPTPKDPSGGDRKAEGRGQNQPESAKGHNLRPQSTSEMKTLSRRERRHPPSVTTSAGKRDKNSEHTPQNKAKMETARMRKKRVKKLEGETIYIKHSNLMLEDLDKTQTETIRHHNSISELKRTFMESVPEPRPSEWDKRLTTNSPFRTVNINDQLQPASPVLKTQTITISDVTNSLRGMVAYRDTPLCHSETKTITYESAQTVKGGISETRIEKRIVITGDTEIDHDKALAQAIKEAKEQHPDMSVTKVVVHQETEITPD, encoded by the exons atgacaacagatgAGGTGGAGAACCACCAGAGGGAACAGAGGCAGCAGGCAGAATCTGACATCGAGACAAGAACAGCGGTGCCCGTGGaggaacatctgcagcctcGCAGCCGCCACTCTGGCCGCGGCCTCTCCCGCCTCTTCTCGTCCTTACTAAAGCGGCGCTCGCAGTGCGAGAGCGATGCTGGAGACAacaaggatgaggaggaaactAAAGCCCCCATTGCTGATCCTGAGCCAGAGCTGAGAGCCGAGGGAGAGGCCGCCCAGGATCAGCACTCTGTGAGCAGTGCCGAGGCTCAG GTTGTCCCGGCTGAGAAAAACAACGATAACGCAGGTGAAGCTGAGCAGGGGAATGAGAGCATCAAGGAAAAGGTggcagatgaggagcaggagaagaaagaggaagaacaggagTCTGAAGAGGcctttaaaaaagagaagatgACGGAGGAGAAGGTCAAATCTCCCAGAGTCCCTCGTCAACCAAAGACCCTCCAGATCAAAGTTACCCTGCTGGACAACACTCTGTACGAGTGTGAGCTGGAC aaacATTGCAAAGGACTGGAGCTGTTCATCAAGGTGTGTGACCACCTCAACCTGTTGGAGAAAGACTATTATGGGCTGGCAATCTGGGAGACACCCGTCAGAAAG ACTTGGATGGACCTCCACAAGGAGATCCGCAGGCAGGTACCAG gtGCCATCTGCACTTTTACCTTCAATGTGAAGTTTTACCCAGCAGATCCAGCCCAGCTGTCTGAGGACATCACCAG GTACTACCTGTGTCTCCAGCTGAGGCAGGACATCTTGCAGGGTCACCTGCCATGCTCCTTCGTCACCCTGGCCCTGCTGGGCTCCTACGCCCTGCAGTCAGAGTTGGGCGAGTATGACCCGGAGGTTCACGGCACTGACTATGCAAAGGACATGAAGATGGCCCATGGTCAGaccaaggagctggaggacaaaaTGATGGAGCTGCACCAGACCTACAG GTCGATGACGCCGGCCCAAGCAGACCTGATGTTTCTGGAGAACGCCAAGAAATTGTCCATGTACGGCGTGGACCTCCACCCAGCCAAG GATCTGGATGGTGTGGACATCACACTGGGGGTGTGTTCCAGTGGTCTCATGGTCTATAAAGATAAACTGCGGATCAACCGTTTTCCATGGCCCAAAGTCCTCAAGGTTTCTTACAAGCGCAGCAGTTTCTTCATCAAAATAAGACCATCCGAG gtggaGCAGTATGAGAGCGCGATCGGTTTCAAACTGCCTAATTACAAAGCAGCCAAGAAGCtgtggaaggtgtgtgtggagcatCATGCCTTCTTTAG GCTGACTGCTACCGAGGCCACAAATACTCCAAAGAAGTTCCTGGCGTTGGGCTCAAAGTTTCGCTACAGCGGTCGCACCCAAGCTCAGACCAGACAGGCGAGTTCTCTGATTGACCGCCCGGCTCCTCTGTTCCAGAGATCTTCCAGcaaaaggaacacacacagtCTGGATGGAG CCATGGTGTCCACTCCCAACAACAGAACCCCCCGTCCTTTCAGTGCCCCCATCATGTCACCCTTGTCACCTGGGGAGCCAGTCCCATCACCAGTGCTCTCCGCCCTGCTGCGCTCGAACCACCGTGACAGCCCCACCCCCAAAGACCCGAGCGGTGGTGACAGGAAGGCAGAAGGCCGGGGGCAGAACCAGCCAGAGTCTGCCAAGGGTCATAACCTCCGACCACAGTCCACCTCAGAGATGAAG ACACTGTCCAGGAGAGAGCGGAGGCACCCCCCCTCTGTGACCACCAGCGCAGGCAAACGAGACAAAAACAGTGAG CACACTCCTCAGAACAAAGCAAAGATGGAGACGGCCCGAATGAGGAAG AAAAGAGTCAAGAAACTTGAGGGTGAAACCATCTACATCAAACACAGCAATTTAATGTTGGAG GATCTGGATAAGACCCAGACTGAGACCATCCGACACCATAACAGCATCAGTGAGCTGAAGAGGACCTTCATGGAGTCAGTACCAGAACCTCGGCCCAGTGAGTGGGACAAGCGTCTCACCACCAACTCACCGTTTCGCACAGTGAACATCAACGACCAGCTGCAACCTGCC TCTCCGGTGCTAAAAACGCAGACAATCACCATCTCAGATGTAACAAACTCTCTGAGAGGGATGGTCGCCTATAGAGACACCCCCCTGTGTCACTCTGAGACCAAGACCATCACCTACGagtcagcacag ACGGTGAAAGGAGGAATCTCGGAGACACGGATTGAGAAGAGAATCGTCATAACTGGAGACACGGAAATAGATCATGACAAG GCTTTGGCTCAGGCCATCAAGGAGGCCAAAGAGCAGCATCCAGACATGTCTGTCACCAAAGTGGTGGTGCACCAGGAAACGGAGATCACTCCAGATTGA
- the LOC101074058 gene encoding protein 4.1-like isoform X5: protein MTTDEVENHQREQRQQAESDIETRTAVPVEEHLQPRSRHSGRGLSRLFSSLLKRRSQCESDAGDNKDEEETKAPIADPEPELRAEGEAAQDQHSVSSAEAQVVPAEKNNDNAGEAEQGNESIKEKVADEEQEKKEEEQESEEAFKKEKMTEEKVKSPRVPRQPKTLQIKVTLLDNTLYECELDKHCKGLELFIKVCDHLNLLEKDYYGLAIWETPVRKTWMDLHKEIRRQVPGAICTFTFNVKFYPADPAQLSEDITRYYLCLQLRQDILQGHLPCSFVTLALLGSYALQSELGEYDPEVHGTDYAKDMKMAHGQTKELEDKMMELHQTYRSMTPAQADLMFLENAKKLSMYGVDLHPAKDLDGVDITLGVCSSGLMVYKDKLRINRFPWPKVLKVSYKRSSFFIKIRPSEVEQYESAIGFKLPNYKAAKKLWKVCVEHHAFFRLTATEATNTPKKFLALGSKFRYSGRTQAQTRQASSLIDRPAPLFQRSSSKRNTHSLDGAMVSTPNNRTPRPFSAPIMSPLSPGEPVPSPVLSALLRSNHRDSPTPKDPSGGDRKAEGRGQNQPESAKGHNLRPQSTSEMKTLSRRERRHPPSVTTSAGKRDKNSEHTPQNKAKMETARMRKKRVKKLEGETIYIKHSNLMLEDLDKTQTETIRHHNSISELKRTFMESVPEPRPSEWDKRLTTNSPFRTVNINDQLQPAPVDGPVEKDSGVLLSAQTITSETVSTTTTTQITKTVKGGISETRIEKRIVITGDTEIDHDKALAQAIKEAKEQHPDMSVTKVVVHQETEITPD from the exons atgacaacagatgAGGTGGAGAACCACCAGAGGGAACAGAGGCAGCAGGCAGAATCTGACATCGAGACAAGAACAGCGGTGCCCGTGGaggaacatctgcagcctcGCAGCCGCCACTCTGGCCGCGGCCTCTCCCGCCTCTTCTCGTCCTTACTAAAGCGGCGCTCGCAGTGCGAGAGCGATGCTGGAGACAacaaggatgaggaggaaactAAAGCCCCCATTGCTGATCCTGAGCCAGAGCTGAGAGCCGAGGGAGAGGCCGCCCAGGATCAGCACTCTGTGAGCAGTGCCGAGGCTCAG GTTGTCCCGGCTGAGAAAAACAACGATAACGCAGGTGAAGCTGAGCAGGGGAATGAGAGCATCAAGGAAAAGGTggcagatgaggagcaggagaagaaagaggaagaacaggagTCTGAAGAGGcctttaaaaaagagaagatgACGGAGGAGAAGGTCAAATCTCCCAGAGTCCCTCGTCAACCAAAGACCCTCCAGATCAAAGTTACCCTGCTGGACAACACTCTGTACGAGTGTGAGCTGGAC aaacATTGCAAAGGACTGGAGCTGTTCATCAAGGTGTGTGACCACCTCAACCTGTTGGAGAAAGACTATTATGGGCTGGCAATCTGGGAGACACCCGTCAGAAAG ACTTGGATGGACCTCCACAAGGAGATCCGCAGGCAGGTACCAG gtGCCATCTGCACTTTTACCTTCAATGTGAAGTTTTACCCAGCAGATCCAGCCCAGCTGTCTGAGGACATCACCAG GTACTACCTGTGTCTCCAGCTGAGGCAGGACATCTTGCAGGGTCACCTGCCATGCTCCTTCGTCACCCTGGCCCTGCTGGGCTCCTACGCCCTGCAGTCAGAGTTGGGCGAGTATGACCCGGAGGTTCACGGCACTGACTATGCAAAGGACATGAAGATGGCCCATGGTCAGaccaaggagctggaggacaaaaTGATGGAGCTGCACCAGACCTACAG GTCGATGACGCCGGCCCAAGCAGACCTGATGTTTCTGGAGAACGCCAAGAAATTGTCCATGTACGGCGTGGACCTCCACCCAGCCAAG GATCTGGATGGTGTGGACATCACACTGGGGGTGTGTTCCAGTGGTCTCATGGTCTATAAAGATAAACTGCGGATCAACCGTTTTCCATGGCCCAAAGTCCTCAAGGTTTCTTACAAGCGCAGCAGTTTCTTCATCAAAATAAGACCATCCGAG gtggaGCAGTATGAGAGCGCGATCGGTTTCAAACTGCCTAATTACAAAGCAGCCAAGAAGCtgtggaaggtgtgtgtggagcatCATGCCTTCTTTAG GCTGACTGCTACCGAGGCCACAAATACTCCAAAGAAGTTCCTGGCGTTGGGCTCAAAGTTTCGCTACAGCGGTCGCACCCAAGCTCAGACCAGACAGGCGAGTTCTCTGATTGACCGCCCGGCTCCTCTGTTCCAGAGATCTTCCAGcaaaaggaacacacacagtCTGGATGGAG CCATGGTGTCCACTCCCAACAACAGAACCCCCCGTCCTTTCAGTGCCCCCATCATGTCACCCTTGTCACCTGGGGAGCCAGTCCCATCACCAGTGCTCTCCGCCCTGCTGCGCTCGAACCACCGTGACAGCCCCACCCCCAAAGACCCGAGCGGTGGTGACAGGAAGGCAGAAGGCCGGGGGCAGAACCAGCCAGAGTCTGCCAAGGGTCATAACCTCCGACCACAGTCCACCTCAGAGATGAAG ACACTGTCCAGGAGAGAGCGGAGGCACCCCCCCTCTGTGACCACCAGCGCAGGCAAACGAGACAAAAACAGTGAG CACACTCCTCAGAACAAAGCAAAGATGGAGACGGCCCGAATGAGGAAG AAAAGAGTCAAGAAACTTGAGGGTGAAACCATCTACATCAAACACAGCAATTTAATGTTGGAG GATCTGGATAAGACCCAGACTGAGACCATCCGACACCATAACAGCATCAGTGAGCTGAAGAGGACCTTCATGGAGTCAGTACCAGAACCTCGGCCCAGTGAGTGGGACAAGCGTCTCACCACCAACTCACCGTTTCGCACAGTGAACATCAACGACCAGCTGCAACCTGCC CCTGTGGACGGCCCAGTAGAGAAGGATTCTGGAGTGCTGTTGAGTGCACAGACCATCACATCTGAGACcgtcagcaccaccaccactacccaGATTACCAAG ACGGTGAAAGGAGGAATCTCGGAGACACGGATTGAGAAGAGAATCGTCATAACTGGAGACACGGAAATAGATCATGACAAG GCTTTGGCTCAGGCCATCAAGGAGGCCAAAGAGCAGCATCCAGACATGTCTGTCACCAAAGTGGTGGTGCACCAGGAAACGGAGATCACTCCAGATTGA
- the LOC101074058 gene encoding protein 4.1-like isoform X6 has product MTTDEVENHQREQRQQAESDIETRTAVPVEEHLQPRSRHSGRGLSRLFSSLLKRRSQCESDAGDNKDEEETKAPIADPEPELRAEGEAAQDQHSVSSAEAQVVPAEKNNDNAGEAEQGNESIKEKVADEEQEKKEEEQESEEAFKKEKMTEEKVKSPRVPRQPKTLQIKVTLLDNTLYECELDKHCKGLELFIKVCDHLNLLEKDYYGLAIWETPVRKTWMDLHKEIRRQVPGAICTFTFNVKFYPADPAQLSEDITRYYLCLQLRQDILQGHLPCSFVTLALLGSYALQSELGEYDPEVHGTDYAKDMKMAHGQTKELEDKMMELHQTYRSMTPAQADLMFLENAKKLSMYGVDLHPAKDLDGVDITLGVCSSGLMVYKDKLRINRFPWPKVLKVSYKRSSFFIKIRPSEVEQYESAIGFKLPNYKAAKKLWKVCVEHHAFFRLTATEATNTPKKFLALGSKFRYSGRTQAQTRQASSLIDRPAPLFQRSSSKRNTHSLDGAMVSTPNNRTPRPFSAPIMSPLSPGEPVPSPVLSALLRSNHRDSPTPKDPSGGDRKAEGRGQNQPESAKGHNLRPQSTSEMKTLSRRERRHPPSVTTSAGKRDKNSEHTPQNKAKMETARMRKKRVKKLEGETIYIKHSNLMLEDLDKTQTETIRHHNSISELKRTFMESVPEPRPSEWDKRLTTNSPFRTVNINDQLQPATVKGGISETRIEKRIVITGDTEIDHDKALAQAIKEAKEQHPDMSVTKVVVHQETEITPD; this is encoded by the exons atgacaacagatgAGGTGGAGAACCACCAGAGGGAACAGAGGCAGCAGGCAGAATCTGACATCGAGACAAGAACAGCGGTGCCCGTGGaggaacatctgcagcctcGCAGCCGCCACTCTGGCCGCGGCCTCTCCCGCCTCTTCTCGTCCTTACTAAAGCGGCGCTCGCAGTGCGAGAGCGATGCTGGAGACAacaaggatgaggaggaaactAAAGCCCCCATTGCTGATCCTGAGCCAGAGCTGAGAGCCGAGGGAGAGGCCGCCCAGGATCAGCACTCTGTGAGCAGTGCCGAGGCTCAG GTTGTCCCGGCTGAGAAAAACAACGATAACGCAGGTGAAGCTGAGCAGGGGAATGAGAGCATCAAGGAAAAGGTggcagatgaggagcaggagaagaaagaggaagaacaggagTCTGAAGAGGcctttaaaaaagagaagatgACGGAGGAGAAGGTCAAATCTCCCAGAGTCCCTCGTCAACCAAAGACCCTCCAGATCAAAGTTACCCTGCTGGACAACACTCTGTACGAGTGTGAGCTGGAC aaacATTGCAAAGGACTGGAGCTGTTCATCAAGGTGTGTGACCACCTCAACCTGTTGGAGAAAGACTATTATGGGCTGGCAATCTGGGAGACACCCGTCAGAAAG ACTTGGATGGACCTCCACAAGGAGATCCGCAGGCAGGTACCAG gtGCCATCTGCACTTTTACCTTCAATGTGAAGTTTTACCCAGCAGATCCAGCCCAGCTGTCTGAGGACATCACCAG GTACTACCTGTGTCTCCAGCTGAGGCAGGACATCTTGCAGGGTCACCTGCCATGCTCCTTCGTCACCCTGGCCCTGCTGGGCTCCTACGCCCTGCAGTCAGAGTTGGGCGAGTATGACCCGGAGGTTCACGGCACTGACTATGCAAAGGACATGAAGATGGCCCATGGTCAGaccaaggagctggaggacaaaaTGATGGAGCTGCACCAGACCTACAG GTCGATGACGCCGGCCCAAGCAGACCTGATGTTTCTGGAGAACGCCAAGAAATTGTCCATGTACGGCGTGGACCTCCACCCAGCCAAG GATCTGGATGGTGTGGACATCACACTGGGGGTGTGTTCCAGTGGTCTCATGGTCTATAAAGATAAACTGCGGATCAACCGTTTTCCATGGCCCAAAGTCCTCAAGGTTTCTTACAAGCGCAGCAGTTTCTTCATCAAAATAAGACCATCCGAG gtggaGCAGTATGAGAGCGCGATCGGTTTCAAACTGCCTAATTACAAAGCAGCCAAGAAGCtgtggaaggtgtgtgtggagcatCATGCCTTCTTTAG GCTGACTGCTACCGAGGCCACAAATACTCCAAAGAAGTTCCTGGCGTTGGGCTCAAAGTTTCGCTACAGCGGTCGCACCCAAGCTCAGACCAGACAGGCGAGTTCTCTGATTGACCGCCCGGCTCCTCTGTTCCAGAGATCTTCCAGcaaaaggaacacacacagtCTGGATGGAG CCATGGTGTCCACTCCCAACAACAGAACCCCCCGTCCTTTCAGTGCCCCCATCATGTCACCCTTGTCACCTGGGGAGCCAGTCCCATCACCAGTGCTCTCCGCCCTGCTGCGCTCGAACCACCGTGACAGCCCCACCCCCAAAGACCCGAGCGGTGGTGACAGGAAGGCAGAAGGCCGGGGGCAGAACCAGCCAGAGTCTGCCAAGGGTCATAACCTCCGACCACAGTCCACCTCAGAGATGAAG ACACTGTCCAGGAGAGAGCGGAGGCACCCCCCCTCTGTGACCACCAGCGCAGGCAAACGAGACAAAAACAGTGAG CACACTCCTCAGAACAAAGCAAAGATGGAGACGGCCCGAATGAGGAAG AAAAGAGTCAAGAAACTTGAGGGTGAAACCATCTACATCAAACACAGCAATTTAATGTTGGAG GATCTGGATAAGACCCAGACTGAGACCATCCGACACCATAACAGCATCAGTGAGCTGAAGAGGACCTTCATGGAGTCAGTACCAGAACCTCGGCCCAGTGAGTGGGACAAGCGTCTCACCACCAACTCACCGTTTCGCACAGTGAACATCAACGACCAGCTGCAACCTGCC ACGGTGAAAGGAGGAATCTCGGAGACACGGATTGAGAAGAGAATCGTCATAACTGGAGACACGGAAATAGATCATGACAAG GCTTTGGCTCAGGCCATCAAGGAGGCCAAAGAGCAGCATCCAGACATGTCTGTCACCAAAGTGGTGGTGCACCAGGAAACGGAGATCACTCCAGATTGA
- the LOC101074058 gene encoding protein 4.1-like isoform X1, protein MTTDEVENHQREQRQQAESDIETRTAVPVEEHLQPRSRHSGRGLSRLFSSLLKRRSQCESDAGDNKDEEETKAPIADPEPELRAEGEAAQDQHSVSSAEAQVVPAEKNNDNAGEAEQGNESIKEKVADEEQEKKEEEQESEEAFKKEKMTEEKVKSPRVPRQPKTLQIKVTLLDNTLYECELDKHCKGLELFIKVCDHLNLLEKDYYGLAIWETPVRKTWMDLHKEIRRQVPGAICTFTFNVKFYPADPAQLSEDITRYYLCLQLRQDILQGHLPCSFVTLALLGSYALQSELGEYDPEVHGTDYAKDMKMAHGQTKELEDKMMELHQTYRSMTPAQADLMFLENAKKLSMYGVDLHPAKDLDGVDITLGVCSSGLMVYKDKLRINRFPWPKVLKVSYKRSSFFIKIRPSEVEQYESAIGFKLPNYKAAKKLWKVCVEHHAFFRLTATEATNTPKKFLALGSKFRYSGRTQAQTRQASSLIDRPAPLFQRSSSKRNTHSLDGAMVSTPNNRTPRPFSAPIMSPLSPGEPVPSPVLSALLRSNHRDSPTPKDPSGGDRKAEGRGQNQPESAKGHNLRPQSTSEMKTLSRRERRHPPSVTTSAGKRDKNSEHTPQNKAKMETARMRKKRVKKLEGETIYIKHSNLMLEDLDKTQTETIRHHNSISELKRTFMESVPEPRPSEWDKRLTTNSPFRTVNINDQLQPASPVLKTQTITISDVTNSLRGMVAYRDTPLCHSETKTITYESAQPVDGPVEKDSGVLLSAQTITSETVSTTTTTQITKTVKGGISETRIEKRIVITGDTEIDHDKALAQAIKEAKEQHPDMSVTKVVVHQETEITPD, encoded by the exons atgacaacagatgAGGTGGAGAACCACCAGAGGGAACAGAGGCAGCAGGCAGAATCTGACATCGAGACAAGAACAGCGGTGCCCGTGGaggaacatctgcagcctcGCAGCCGCCACTCTGGCCGCGGCCTCTCCCGCCTCTTCTCGTCCTTACTAAAGCGGCGCTCGCAGTGCGAGAGCGATGCTGGAGACAacaaggatgaggaggaaactAAAGCCCCCATTGCTGATCCTGAGCCAGAGCTGAGAGCCGAGGGAGAGGCCGCCCAGGATCAGCACTCTGTGAGCAGTGCCGAGGCTCAG GTTGTCCCGGCTGAGAAAAACAACGATAACGCAGGTGAAGCTGAGCAGGGGAATGAGAGCATCAAGGAAAAGGTggcagatgaggagcaggagaagaaagaggaagaacaggagTCTGAAGAGGcctttaaaaaagagaagatgACGGAGGAGAAGGTCAAATCTCCCAGAGTCCCTCGTCAACCAAAGACCCTCCAGATCAAAGTTACCCTGCTGGACAACACTCTGTACGAGTGTGAGCTGGAC aaacATTGCAAAGGACTGGAGCTGTTCATCAAGGTGTGTGACCACCTCAACCTGTTGGAGAAAGACTATTATGGGCTGGCAATCTGGGAGACACCCGTCAGAAAG ACTTGGATGGACCTCCACAAGGAGATCCGCAGGCAGGTACCAG gtGCCATCTGCACTTTTACCTTCAATGTGAAGTTTTACCCAGCAGATCCAGCCCAGCTGTCTGAGGACATCACCAG GTACTACCTGTGTCTCCAGCTGAGGCAGGACATCTTGCAGGGTCACCTGCCATGCTCCTTCGTCACCCTGGCCCTGCTGGGCTCCTACGCCCTGCAGTCAGAGTTGGGCGAGTATGACCCGGAGGTTCACGGCACTGACTATGCAAAGGACATGAAGATGGCCCATGGTCAGaccaaggagctggaggacaaaaTGATGGAGCTGCACCAGACCTACAG GTCGATGACGCCGGCCCAAGCAGACCTGATGTTTCTGGAGAACGCCAAGAAATTGTCCATGTACGGCGTGGACCTCCACCCAGCCAAG GATCTGGATGGTGTGGACATCACACTGGGGGTGTGTTCCAGTGGTCTCATGGTCTATAAAGATAAACTGCGGATCAACCGTTTTCCATGGCCCAAAGTCCTCAAGGTTTCTTACAAGCGCAGCAGTTTCTTCATCAAAATAAGACCATCCGAG gtggaGCAGTATGAGAGCGCGATCGGTTTCAAACTGCCTAATTACAAAGCAGCCAAGAAGCtgtggaaggtgtgtgtggagcatCATGCCTTCTTTAG GCTGACTGCTACCGAGGCCACAAATACTCCAAAGAAGTTCCTGGCGTTGGGCTCAAAGTTTCGCTACAGCGGTCGCACCCAAGCTCAGACCAGACAGGCGAGTTCTCTGATTGACCGCCCGGCTCCTCTGTTCCAGAGATCTTCCAGcaaaaggaacacacacagtCTGGATGGAG CCATGGTGTCCACTCCCAACAACAGAACCCCCCGTCCTTTCAGTGCCCCCATCATGTCACCCTTGTCACCTGGGGAGCCAGTCCCATCACCAGTGCTCTCCGCCCTGCTGCGCTCGAACCACCGTGACAGCCCCACCCCCAAAGACCCGAGCGGTGGTGACAGGAAGGCAGAAGGCCGGGGGCAGAACCAGCCAGAGTCTGCCAAGGGTCATAACCTCCGACCACAGTCCACCTCAGAGATGAAG ACACTGTCCAGGAGAGAGCGGAGGCACCCCCCCTCTGTGACCACCAGCGCAGGCAAACGAGACAAAAACAGTGAG CACACTCCTCAGAACAAAGCAAAGATGGAGACGGCCCGAATGAGGAAG AAAAGAGTCAAGAAACTTGAGGGTGAAACCATCTACATCAAACACAGCAATTTAATGTTGGAG GATCTGGATAAGACCCAGACTGAGACCATCCGACACCATAACAGCATCAGTGAGCTGAAGAGGACCTTCATGGAGTCAGTACCAGAACCTCGGCCCAGTGAGTGGGACAAGCGTCTCACCACCAACTCACCGTTTCGCACAGTGAACATCAACGACCAGCTGCAACCTGCC TCTCCGGTGCTAAAAACGCAGACAATCACCATCTCAGATGTAACAAACTCTCTGAGAGGGATGGTCGCCTATAGAGACACCCCCCTGTGTCACTCTGAGACCAAGACCATCACCTACGagtcagcacag CCTGTGGACGGCCCAGTAGAGAAGGATTCTGGAGTGCTGTTGAGTGCACAGACCATCACATCTGAGACcgtcagcaccaccaccactacccaGATTACCAAG ACGGTGAAAGGAGGAATCTCGGAGACACGGATTGAGAAGAGAATCGTCATAACTGGAGACACGGAAATAGATCATGACAAG GCTTTGGCTCAGGCCATCAAGGAGGCCAAAGAGCAGCATCCAGACATGTCTGTCACCAAAGTGGTGGTGCACCAGGAAACGGAGATCACTCCAGATTGA